Below is a genomic region from Veillonellales bacterium.
GGTTCACCACTTGCACTGAATAACCCGTTGTATCTATATTGCTCATGTTATTCGTGGTCACCGTCAATCCAACCTGAGCGGCATTTAAGCCACGACTGGTAATACTGAGCCCCAAAAAAGTGGAAGCCATCTCACTCACCCCCTTATTCTAATTAAAATGCGTCAAGCAAATCAGCAAGCATAGTATCGATTGTACTCATCACCTTCGCACTGGCAGCATAGGCATTTTGAAACTTAATCATATTCGACATTTCCTCATCAATGGAAATACTCGAAACAGACTGTCTCTGAGTGTCCACCTGATCAACCAGGGCGGTTTGCGTTGTATAATTACTCGATGCCGTATCGCCGGCAGTTCCAATCCAGTCAGTTAACGTCGCATAAAAGTCAATAATATCAAGCGGCGAGCTGCTGCTCTTATAACAGGCAGTATCGCTCTCAAGGTCGCAAACTTCACTAGCGACCGTATTGTCCCCGGCTTCATCGCTGGAAGAGGCAACAACTTTGCTTGAATCAGACACCAGTTCCGGGTTAACCTCAATATTGGTAATACTCAGCGGCTGACTGGAATCAATGGCCGTAAAAAAGTCAAGCCCTGCATTGCCGTCAAGATCGACCCCTGAACTGCTTAAAGAATTAATCTTAGCTGCCAGTGTTGTAATCAAGTCATTGAGACCCTGCCGCAGGGTACTGATCGAACTGGTGGCACTCGTGGTAAAATCATAAGGAATATCGCTGGAGTCGATGGATTCATAGCCGGTTTGATCTGCTTCTTCCAGATAACCCTTTATGCTGCCGCTATTAATAGTGGCTTTGCTATCCGAATCAACCCACTTCACTGTCAACGGATCATCGGTTGTCCCGCTGCCTTCGACAGTCAGCGTATTCGTTGTATCGCCGTCCACCAGTGTTGCTCCGCCGAGAGTGACTGTCAGCGTCCCCTTGGATTCGGTAATGCTAATATTAGCCAAGGCGGACATTTCATCCAGCAGAACATCACGCTGATCCCGCAGGTAGCTGGCCTCGCCGCCCCCTGACTCGGCCTGGGTAATTTGCTTATCCAATTCCGCAACTTGTCCGGCAAGATCATTGAGACTGTCTACGCCGTCTTTAACCCCGGTCACGGCATCCGTCTGCAGCTGCTGCAATTCCTGGTCAATTCCGGTTAACGTACTGATCAATTCGGCACCGGCGGCGGTAACCGCCGCACGGGTAGTCGCCGCAGTAGCCGTATCGGCATCGGCAGCCGTAACCGCAGCAGTCACAGCCGCAGCCGCCGCATTGATGGTTGTCCCGCCATCAGTCGCGCTGTTATAAGTACTGTAAGCGCTGGTAAGAGTACTATCCGCTAACGCCGTAATCGCCGAATCTAACGTCGTTTTAGTAGAAACTATCGTTGCCGCAACACCACTGGTAAGGGCAGTCGTATAAGCAGAATAAGCGTCGGTAACAGCCGTCTTTGCCGTAGAAGTAGTACCGCTGGTAGCCGTAGTAACCGCACTTGACAGCGTGGCTAAAGCAGTTGCCCCATTAGTAATATCCGTAGTCAAAGCAGTCGCATCCGTATTGATAGCCGTCCCTGAACTAGTGTTATAAGTAGTTAAAGCAGCCGTAAGCGTCGTATCATCTAAAGCTGCAATGTCGGAATCCAAAGTGGTCTTAGTAGATACTATAGTCGCTGCACTGCCGCTGGTAAGGGCGGTCGTATAAGCAGAATAAGCTTCAGTGACAGCCGTCTTTGCCGTAGAGGTAGTACCGCTGGCAGCCGTAGCAATTGCAGCCGCAAAAGTAGCCTGCGCAGACATACCCGTACTTGAACTCGTACCCGAATCCGTAGATAAAGTTTGCCAGGCAGCAAAAAAATCCTCAATTGACGCCTCCACACCCGTACTGCTCGTACTATCAGTAGAGGAAGTAGTGTCATATTCACTCAATATCTCGTCCATATATTCAAGATCGGCGTTTTTCACCGACAAATAATTGGCCTCGGCATTCTGTGTCCGGTACGTGCTGTCAAGATATATATCGCGTGATCGCGTAATAGATGCCACGCTGACGCCATTCCCCGTAGATGTCCCGTTTGACTGTACAGTATCTTGTTCAGCACTCGACAGTTGCACTTTTGAAGCTCCGGTAGTATCGATATTGGCAAGGTTAGTGCTTGCCGTAGCCAGCGAAGCCTGATTAACATACATGCCTGAATAAGCGATGCTGTAGGTACCAAAAGTCGACCCCATACGCATACCCTCCTTTACCCTATGAGACAGCAGCAGCTATGCTGCACCATACTTTCGCGGTCTGCTTATCATTGAGCTGCACCCGTTAGGTCACCATATTGATAAGCGATTGCAGCATCTCGCTGCCGGTAGTGATGACTTTAGCATTTGCCTGATAAGCCCGCTGACTGGTCATCATTTGGCTAAACTGCGACGCCAAATCAACGTTGGACAGCTCCAGGGCATAGGATGTCATCGTACCTGACCCGCCTTCACCGGCGACAACCGTGCTATAACTGCCGGAACTGGTACTCGTGGTATAAAAATTGTCTCCGGCCTTTTCCAGCCCGCTGGGATTCTCAAAAACAGCCAATGCAATTTGGCCTATTGATTTAGTCTTTCCATTGGAATATTTAGCAGAAATCGTCCCATCTGTAGCAATGCTGTAACTTTCCGCTGTCCCTGATGCATAGCCATCTGTATTGGTACCGGTCAAAGTCCCCGTGCCGCTGGTGGAAGTAATGTCACTCATATCGAGTTTCACTGAGGCTGCCTGAGTACCGTCCGTTGTGTTGGTCACAGCAAGCGTTGGCGTGGAATTAAAAGTCAAAGCCGTACCTTCAGTAACCGTGAAAGACATTGATCCGTCTTCAATAGACGTTGGGGCAGTCAAGGTGACGGTACCGGATGAGGTTTTAAAAGTAGCCGATCCATCACTTGAAGTCGTTGAATACGTTTTGCCGCTCGTGTCCGTCAGGGTAACCGTGTAATCGCCGCTGGTTGTCGTTGAATCTGCTACCGCAACAGTATAAGTACCTGCCGTCAGACCGGTACTTACCGTAATATCACTGTCAGTATAGCCGGTTTTGGCAGCAGTGGCAGCCGCAATGGCAGTTGTAACAGCGGCTTCGTTCGTAGTACTGTCGGTACTTTCTTCTGTCTTGGCAGCCGTATTAATCGCCGTACCGGCCGCAGTATTATAAGTAGTCAGCGCTGCGCTGAGCGTCGTATTCCCCAAAGAGGAAATTTCACTGTCTAAAGCAGTCTTAGCTGTAACTAAAGCAGCAGCATTTGCTTGACTCGCAGTAGTCTTATATGCAGTAAGAGCATCGGCATAAGTTTTATAATCACTGGTAAGCGTAGTATTATTAACCGTTTCAACTGCGGCCTCAAAAGTATCCAGGGCAGAGCCAGTGGCAGTTGCAACGGCAGTTGTAACTGCGGCTTCGTTCGCAGCACTGTCACTACTTTTTTCCGTCGTAGCAGCCGTATTAATCGCCGTACCGGCCTTAGTATTATAAGTAGTCAGCGCCGTGCTCAGCGTCGTATTCCCCAAAGAGGAAATTGCACTGTCTAACGTAGACTTAGCTGTAACTAAAGTAGCAGCATTTGTTTGCGTCGCCCCGCCCGCAGCTGTATACGCAGCAAGAGCGGCAGCATAGGCCTGATAATCACTGGTAACCGTACTATCACTAGCCGTAGTAACTGCAGCCCCTAAAGCGTCCAAGGTAGACGTACCGGTATTGGAACCTATCGCCGTTGTCAGCGGCGTTACGGAACTGACCATTGTGCCGTCTGAATCAAACGCAATATAGCCGCTTGATGGACTTATCGTCGCATCTGTACCGCTTGCTTCCCAATACCAGCTGGTAGTCGAATTTTCCGTAGCGCATTTTTTATAATTAATCGTAACCGCGGTTTTATTACCCTGCTCATCGTAAACATTTACCGTAGTTGTCCCGTCCCAGCTCGAAATCGCAGTACTGCCAATATCCTGCAAAGTAGCGCCTGACACCACATCAGAGCTGGAGTCGAGAGTCCCCGTAACAGTGGCCGCAGTAGTAGCTTCGGCAGCCAGAACCTTCTTGTTGCCGCTTTCCGTATCACTATAAACATTAAGCGGTTCTACCGAGCCGGTGGTAGTATAAACTTTGTTGCCATCAGAATCGAGCGTAAACGCCTCCCAGCCGCAAACTTCCTTGCCGTCTACGGTGAGGTTGCCCTCCGAGTCAATACTTAAACTGCCGTCTCGGGTAAACTCATATTCACCTGTCGTCCCCGTCTGTACAATCAAGTAACCTGCGCCGGTAAGCGCCACATCCGTAGAGTTGCTGGTAGTTGAAGTGCTGCCGACCGTCATATCAGTATCCGTGCTGGCAATACTGACGCCGAGTCCAACCTGCTGGGCGTTGACGCTGCCGGTAGTTGCCGTAGACCCGGAAGCGGCACTGATCGTCTGACTCAACAAATCTTCGAAACTAACCGTCTGCGCTTTATAGCCAGTGGTGTTGACATTGGAGATATTATTAGCTATTACATCAAGCGCAGTCTGTTCGCTTTTAAGCCCCGTTACTGCGGATGATAATGCGTTCATCATAGCCATACACAAGAACCTCCTAAATTTGCTCTATTACTATTTCCTCTGTCGATCAGAAATAGCGAATAACCTCCCTAATGGGTTCCAGTTATTTACAGCAGTTATTTATTACTTTCATGCTACGTTGAAGATGTCGTGCTGGAGTCGCTTGCCACCTTCGTAATGGAAGCAAGGTCTACAGTTGTGCCGCCGACATCGAGATATGTGTTGCTGCCGGAAACCGTTACTGACAGTACAGTGCCTGTGCCCGTAACTGCGGTGCCCGATGAGTTGGTAGTAGAATACGTTGCCTCCTTTCCTATCATGCTGTATGCTTCAGAATTATTTATGGAAGTGTTAATGCTTGACAATGCCGATAATGAGCTGATTTGGGCCAGCTGAGATACATATTCAGTACCGCTGACCGGATCGTCAGGGTCCTGATATTTCAATTCTGTAGCTAATAGTTGAATAAACTCGCTGAAATCCAAGCTGCTAGTAGTATCCGTACTAGAGCTACTAGTAGAGGTACTGGCGGTAGTTGCTGCCGACGCAGCGGAACTGACTGATGATGTAGTACTCATTTATTTTCCTCCTTCTTTTGTCGAATAATGAATTCTCATCTTAGTATCGCAATTAAATATTTAGTTTTAATTAAGTTTTAGTAAGAAAATTCGCTGTTTTTGAAAGAGATGTCTTTTGCCAATTCATCATACGCCAGCATAAATTGCTGTTCAGAAATTGTTTTATTGCTCATATAATCACTAAAATACTTCCAGGAATCTGCTTCATTCAAAACGCCGTCTTTTGTCTGAATATGCGAAAAATCACCTGTTTTGATATGCCTTGAGCCGAAGGCACGCAGCGATAAACCCTTTACAAAATTCGGGTTGGGGCTCATATTAATTTTTATGGTATGGTAATCATGATTACTATAGTGTAATGAGGCTAATGTCTTGGCCGCGATTCTTATCATAAAATCCAATAACAGCTGATTGGCAATCGGCTTCTCAAACCGGCACCACTGGTGATAGCCGCGTCCGCTCTTAATACTAACCGTCTCGATGCCATACTTTCCCAGATGCTGTTGTAAATAGTCTACGGCAAGCTCCATTTCCGGTATTTTCCCGGCACTATTCGTTTTAAAGTTATTGTCTAAATTAAAGCAGCATGTGTTATTTGCCATTTCATCAAAATAGAGGCAAACATTATACTCTTGATTTACATGTCCTTGGAGCAACCTTTTTCGGACGTACTCTGAAACATTTAACAGCCTGTATTTATGGATAAAATTGTTTTCCATCTGCACATAATCCAATGTCACATCATCTGCTGTCAATTCATTAATAAAATCAAAACCGTAATTCTTATTTTCTATTTTTACTATATCCCGGCGCATTGTTTGATAAAATGCATCCAGCAGTTCTACTCTTGTATCCATTGTTTAATCTCCTCAAATCCAGTAAACCCTTTTGCTGTATGGGGAAAACCCGAGCTATGCCTGGCCATAAAAATAGGATAGTATACCGTAATGCCATATAGCTCACCATGTATAACATTTAAAGCATCATCATCAATTAAATACGGTACATTCCATAATTTACAAAACACAATTTTATTTAGCGCCATAAATAAATAATCATAAGGAATCTGATTGTCCTGCAGCCACTTTT
It encodes:
- the flgK gene encoding flagellar hook-associated protein FlgK, which codes for MGSTFGTYSIAYSGMYVNQASLATASTNLANIDTTGASKVQLSSAEQDTVQSNGTSTGNGVSVASITRSRDIYLDSTYRTQNAEANYLSVKNADLEYMDEILSEYDTTSSTDSTSSTGVEASIEDFFAAWQTLSTDSGTSSSTGMSAQATFAAAIATAASGTTSTAKTAVTEAYSAYTTALTSGSAATIVSTKTTLDSDIAALDDTTLTAALTTYNTSSGTAINTDATALTTDITNGATALATLSSAVTTATSGTTSTAKTAVTDAYSAYTTALTSGVAATIVSTKTTLDSAITALADSTLTSAYSTYNSATDGGTTINAAAAAVTAAVTAADADTATAATTRAAVTAAGAELISTLTGIDQELQQLQTDAVTGVKDGVDSLNDLAGQVAELDKQITQAESGGGEASYLRDQRDVLLDEMSALANISITESKGTLTVTLGGATLVDGDTTNTLTVEGSGTTDDPLTVKWVDSDSKATINSGSIKGYLEEADQTGYESIDSSDIPYDFTTSATSSISTLRQGLNDLITTLAAKINSLSSSGVDLDGNAGLDFFTAIDSSQPLSITNIEVNPELVSDSSKVVASSSDEAGDNTVASEVCDLESDTACYKSSSSPLDIIDFYATLTDWIGTAGDTASSNYTTQTALVDQVDTQRQSVSSISIDEEMSNMIKFQNAYAASAKVMSTIDTMLADLLDAF
- a CDS encoding flagellar hook-basal body complex protein, coding for MAMMNALSSAVTGLKSEQTALDVIANNISNVNTTGYKAQTVSFEDLLSQTISAASGSTATTGSVNAQQVGLGVSIASTDTDMTVGSTSTTSNSTDVALTGAGYLIVQTGTTGEYEFTRDGSLSIDSEGNLTVDGKEVCGWEAFTLDSDGNKVYTTTGSVEPLNVYSDTESGNKKVLAAEATTAATVTGTLDSSSDVVSGATLQDIGSTAISSWDGTTTVNVYDEQGNKTAVTINYKKCATENSTTSWYWEASGTDATISPSSGYIAFDSDGTMVSSVTPLTTAIGSNTGTSTLDALGAAVTTASDSTVTSDYQAYAAALAAYTAAGGATQTNAATLVTAKSTLDSAISSLGNTTLSTALTTYNTKAGTAINTAATTEKSSDSAANEAAVTTAVATATGSALDTFEAAVETVNNTTLTSDYKTYADALTAYKTTASQANAAALVTAKTALDSEISSLGNTTLSAALTTYNTAAGTAINTAAKTEESTDSTTNEAAVTTAIAAATAAKTGYTDSDITVSTGLTAGTYTVAVADSTTTSGDYTVTLTDTSGKTYSTTSSDGSATFKTSSGTVTLTAPTSIEDGSMSFTVTEGTALTFNSTPTLAVTNTTDGTQAASVKLDMSDITSTSGTGTLTGTNTDGYASGTAESYSIATDGTISAKYSNGKTKSIGQIALAVFENPSGLEKAGDNFYTTSTSSGSYSTVVAGEGGSGTMTSYALELSNVDLASQFSQMMTSQRAYQANAKVITTGSEMLQSLINMVT
- a CDS encoding flagellar hook capping FlgD N-terminal domain-containing protein, with product MSTTSSVSSAASAATTASTSTSSSSTDTTSSLDFSEFIQLLATELKYQDPDDPVSGTEYVSQLAQISSLSALSSINTSINNSEAYSMIGKEATYSTTNSSGTAVTGTGTVLSVTVSGSNTYLDVGGTTVDLASITKVASDSSTTSST